A single region of the Glycine max cultivar Williams 82 chromosome 20, Glycine_max_v4.0, whole genome shotgun sequence genome encodes:
- the LOC102663194 gene encoding AT-hook motif nuclear-localized protein 19: MTNNSMAISTSQNSVSFDLDLTSSWLNHTSSSSQCPRCPPSPATNQPLENLPLTNPPTKKPHGRPAGSKNKPKITPFQVAQPVEPCMKVIIVNVTRSSDIIESILDVAHQGHVSLTVLSASGTITGVTLNNSSHGVDALTLRGPFTLLSLNGSYLYNNHYALHPGATPAPPLSFGISFSTSQGQVFGGAIGGRVIADNDVSLTICTFKNPVMYKHASRDKERDRGDNDNNNNYNNNYSF; this comes from the coding sequence ATGACCAACAATTCCATGGCAATCTCAACCTCTCAGAACTCCGTCTCCTTCGACTTAGACTTGACATCCTCTTGGCTCAACCACACTAGCTCCTCCTCCCAGTGCCCTCGTTGTCCACCATCACCAGCTACAAACCAACCACTAGAGAATCTCCCTCTTACAAACCCACCCACCAAGAAGCCACATGGCAGGCCCGCAGGCTCCAAGAACAAGCCCAAGATCACCCCCTTCCAGGTGGCCCAACCTGTGGAACCCTGCATGAAGGTCATCATTGTCAATGTGACCCGGAGCAGCGATATCATTGAGTCCATTCTTGATGTTGCTCATCAAGGCCATGTTAGCCTCACTGTCCTCAGTGCCTCTGGAACGATCACCGGAGTAACCCTCAACAACTCTTCGCATGGTGTTGATGCCCTCACACTTCGCGGGCCCTTCACCTTGCTCTCCCTCAATGGCTCATACTTATACAACAACCACTACGCCCTTCACCCTGGAGCCACCCCTGCCCCTCCCTTATCATTTGGGATCAGCTTTTCCACCTCTCAAGGGCAAGTCTTTGGTGGTGCCATTGGTGGTAGAGTCATTGCCGATAATGATGTCAGCCTTACAATTTGCACCTTCAAGAACCCTGTGATGTACAAGCATGCTTCTAGAGACAAAGAAAGGGACAGGGGTGACAAtgataacaacaacaattataaCAATAACTATAGCTTTTAA